A genomic stretch from Bifidobacterium sp. ESL0769 includes:
- a CDS encoding PLP-dependent aminotransferase family protein, which produces MSKTKNISGETDEGKDIGSKATASVATATKTEDAKTKTSNSKVFKNDPWYDSYAARADNMRASEIRALFATASRPDVVSLAGGMPYLDYLPFKELSELIAKMLVDKGDVAWQYGSAQGDPHLREDVLQIMALEGIKDVQPDDVVISNGSQNAIDLVTRIMCDPGDVVIAEAPNYVGALGVFSSFQVEVVNAQTDKDGLIPESFEETIKAQLADGKKVKFLYTVPNFHNPAGVTMSVERRPRIIEIARKYHVLIVEDNPYGLLGFNGQTYPALRSMDSENVVYLSSFSKIIAPGMRIAWIVAPPGIRKKLILANEASILCPPNMSQMTITTYLDNFDWKNQISQYRGMYKKRCDTMDAALREYLPYCSWNKPKGGFYIWLKIPEGLNSKEMLPRAITAKVAYVAGTGFYLDGSGTHHMRLSFCYPTPDKIKLGIQRLAGVMNNELKTAELFGTAKADADARRSSSSDKKD; this is translated from the coding sequence ATGTCTAAGACCAAGAACATTTCCGGGGAAACCGACGAGGGCAAAGACATCGGTTCCAAGGCGACCGCGAGCGTCGCAACGGCAACGAAAACCGAGGACGCCAAAACCAAGACTTCCAACTCCAAGGTCTTCAAGAACGACCCGTGGTACGACTCTTACGCAGCTCGTGCCGACAACATGCGCGCCTCCGAAATCCGGGCTTTGTTCGCAACCGCTTCGCGCCCGGATGTGGTTTCGCTGGCCGGCGGCATGCCTTATTTGGACTACTTGCCGTTCAAAGAGCTCTCGGAACTCATCGCCAAGATGCTTGTGGACAAAGGCGACGTAGCTTGGCAGTATGGCTCGGCGCAAGGCGACCCGCATCTGCGTGAGGACGTCCTGCAGATTATGGCGCTCGAAGGCATCAAGGACGTGCAGCCCGACGATGTCGTCATCTCCAACGGCTCACAGAACGCCATTGATCTGGTCACGCGCATCATGTGCGATCCGGGCGATGTCGTCATCGCCGAAGCGCCGAATTACGTTGGCGCGCTCGGCGTCTTCTCATCCTTCCAGGTCGAGGTGGTCAACGCACAGACCGACAAGGACGGGCTTATCCCCGAATCGTTCGAGGAGACCATCAAGGCCCAACTTGCAGACGGCAAAAAGGTCAAATTCCTCTATACCGTGCCCAATTTCCATAACCCTGCTGGCGTGACGATGAGCGTCGAGCGCCGCCCGCGCATCATCGAGATCGCGCGCAAATACCACGTGCTCATCGTCGAAGACAACCCTTACGGCCTGCTCGGTTTCAACGGTCAGACCTACCCCGCGTTGCGTTCGATGGACTCCGAAAACGTGGTCTACCTTTCCAGCTTCTCCAAAATCATCGCGCCGGGCATGCGCATCGCGTGGATCGTGGCGCCTCCGGGAATCCGCAAGAAGCTCATTCTCGCCAACGAGGCGTCGATTCTCTGCCCGCCGAATATGAGCCAGATGACCATCACCACTTACCTCGACAATTTCGACTGGAAGAACCAAATCAGCCAATACCGTGGCATGTACAAGAAACGTTGCGACACTATGGATGCGGCGCTGCGCGAGTATCTCCCATATTGCTCGTGGAACAAGCCCAAGGGCGGCTTCTATATCTGGCTGAAGATTCCGGAAGGCTTGAATTCCAAGGAAATGCTGCCTCGCGCCATCACCGCAAAGGTCGCCTACGTGGCCGGCACCGGCTTCTACCTCGACGGCAGCGGCACACACCACATGCGTCTTTCGTTCTGCTATCCGACGCCGGATAAAATCAAGCTGGGCATCCAGCGTCTCGCAGGTGTGATGAACAACGAGCTCAAGACCGCCGAACTCTTCGGCACCGCAAAGGCCGACGCGGACGCACGCCGTTCCAGCAGCTCGGATAAGAAAGATTGA
- the murJ gene encoding murein biosynthesis integral membrane protein MurJ, producing the protein MSSSVGHNSMVMAVGTAASRVTGQIRTILLAAALGTTGMAADAYQAGSQIPQVIFTLVSGGIFNAVLVPQIVRTLKKKDAQDRLNKLVTLAITLLLAVTLLVALLTPPLTRLYVNGNHDMLALATSFTFWCVPQIFFYGLYTVLGQILAAKDHFGTYAWSSVGANVISCIGFTAFIFMFGRANTQPLSFWTSEKIALTAGAWTLGVAFQALILFLPLRKIGLHYRPSWGIHGFGLRSMGSVAAWGIGIVIVDQLQTIVNQRVLTSVPGKAAQLHLNALDMAGNASYWNANTIYILPYSLIATSVATAMFPKISQAIADHDIDGAREDLSGSLRNVWLMMCLFSVLFIVIPTPITLALLPSVSVKEAVLMAGPLAALSIGLPFSSTYLIIQRTFYAFEDGYHPFFFTLLVSGGQALMIVIAILFISPFNWATTVGATMSLSFIFAFPVIVYMVRKRFNGRLDGKRIATAFGKGIIASLVAIAGGMLLRYPVYGLFGADIEPGAGVRGGHMNWFQAVGVCCVLAIIIALLYVGTLWVLRTQELMPIVRSFAGRLGIRVPGGANATSDENAENTQEIQDADIPDKTEKIENATIPGNFAAPEFQDIIQPGNRDTTQNSNISNSSPTANTATVEGMPFTNANSADTETRSSHTPGDRFPSGVSGARHYAPVAFNPLGEKLSKDENVRSDKNLSDSDIFNDNRLIDKDVQRSPAAASTSQDPATSFDALESENSSLFQDFGISDNLTFPSAPSLSEPESAEHAELPALPIEPTDSADSSYGERPASQIKPLFDTTDMPPRRPDADTETENDAAVKPQIPAKPVSQFPAPPDNFTWLTAASLGLPPVDEAEKAALETEISKAPRHHAR; encoded by the coding sequence ATGAGCTCATCTGTAGGTCATAATTCGATGGTTATGGCCGTGGGGACGGCCGCAAGCCGCGTCACCGGCCAGATTCGCACCATCCTACTCGCCGCGGCCCTCGGCACAACGGGCATGGCGGCCGACGCCTACCAAGCCGGCTCGCAGATTCCTCAGGTCATCTTCACGCTGGTTTCCGGCGGCATTTTCAACGCAGTGCTCGTGCCGCAAATCGTGCGTACACTGAAAAAGAAAGACGCACAGGATCGACTCAACAAACTCGTCACCCTCGCCATCACCCTGCTGCTGGCCGTGACGCTGCTCGTGGCGCTGCTCACCCCTCCGCTCACACGCCTCTACGTCAACGGCAACCACGATATGCTGGCCCTGGCCACTTCGTTCACCTTCTGGTGCGTCCCGCAGATTTTCTTCTACGGCCTTTACACCGTTCTCGGCCAGATCCTCGCCGCCAAAGACCATTTCGGCACTTATGCCTGGAGCTCGGTGGGCGCCAACGTCATCAGCTGCATTGGTTTCACTGCGTTCATTTTCATGTTCGGCCGGGCAAACACACAGCCCCTGAGCTTCTGGACCAGCGAGAAAATCGCCTTGACAGCAGGCGCGTGGACCTTGGGCGTCGCCTTCCAAGCACTGATCCTATTCCTGCCGCTGCGCAAAATCGGGCTTCATTACCGGCCGAGCTGGGGTATCCACGGCTTCGGCCTGCGCTCGATGGGGTCGGTGGCAGCCTGGGGCATCGGCATCGTTATCGTCGACCAGCTACAGACCATCGTCAACCAGCGTGTGCTCACCAGCGTGCCCGGCAAGGCGGCGCAGCTCCATCTCAACGCGCTCGACATGGCCGGCAACGCGAGCTATTGGAACGCCAACACCATTTATATCCTGCCCTATTCGCTAATTGCCACCTCGGTGGCCACGGCAATGTTTCCCAAAATCTCGCAGGCCATTGCCGACCATGACATTGATGGTGCTCGTGAGGATTTGAGCGGCTCGCTGCGCAACGTCTGGTTGATGATGTGCCTCTTCAGCGTACTTTTCATCGTCATCCCCACGCCGATTACGCTTGCCCTGCTACCCAGCGTCAGCGTCAAGGAAGCGGTGCTCATGGCCGGGCCCTTGGCCGCGCTGTCAATCGGCCTGCCCTTCTCCTCGACCTATCTCATCATTCAGCGCACGTTCTACGCCTTCGAGGACGGCTACCATCCCTTCTTCTTTACCCTGCTGGTTTCGGGCGGGCAGGCGCTGATGATTGTCATCGCGATTCTGTTCATCTCGCCGTTCAACTGGGCCACTACGGTGGGCGCAACGATGTCACTGTCGTTCATCTTCGCCTTCCCTGTCATCGTCTATATGGTGCGGAAACGTTTTAATGGCCGACTCGACGGCAAACGCATCGCCACGGCATTCGGCAAGGGGATTATCGCCTCGCTTGTCGCCATTGCGGGCGGCATGCTCCTGCGCTACCCGGTTTACGGGCTGTTCGGAGCCGATATCGAACCTGGTGCGGGCGTGCGCGGCGGGCACATGAACTGGTTCCAGGCCGTTGGTGTCTGCTGCGTACTCGCCATTATCATCGCCTTGCTTTATGTAGGTACGTTGTGGGTGCTTCGTACGCAGGAATTGATGCCGATTGTCCGCTCGTTTGCCGGCAGGCTCGGTATCAGAGTTCCCGGCGGCGCTAATGCCACAAGTGATGAAAACGCCGAAAATACACAGGAAATCCAAGATGCGGATATTCCCGACAAAACCGAGAAAATCGAGAACGCAACCATTCCCGGCAATTTTGCTGCGCCCGAATTTCAGGACATCATACAGCCCGGAAACCGCGATACAACACAGAATTCGAACATTTCAAACTCGTCCCCAACAGCAAATACGGCTACAGTAGAGGGTATGCCTTTTACAAACGCCAATTCCGCCGATACGGAAACGAGGTCTTCCCATACTCCGGGAGACAGATTTCCGTCCGGCGTAAGTGGCGCGCGGCATTATGCCCCGGTTGCTTTCAACCCTTTAGGTGAAAAATTATCGAAAGACGAAAACGTTCGTTCGGACAAAAATTTATCGGATAGCGATATTTTCAACGATAATCGACTAATTGATAAAGACGTGCAACGTTCTCCGGCAGCGGCATCGACATCGCAAGACCCGGCGACGTCGTTTGATGCCCTAGAATCCGAGAATTCAAGCCTATTCCAGGATTTCGGAATATCCGATAACCTGACGTTCCCTTCCGCTCCCTCACTTTCGGAACCGGAAAGCGCTGAGCACGCCGAACTTCCGGCACTTCCCATCGAGCCCACCGATTCTGCCGATTCATCTTATGGCGAGCGCCCGGCTTCCCAGATCAAGCCGCTTTTCGACACCACAGATATGCCGCCCCGGCGGCCCGATGCCGATACCGAGACGGAAAACGACGCCGCTGTCAAACCACAAATTCCTGCCAAGCCCGTTTCCCAATTTCCGGCCCCGCCAGATAATTTCACCTGGCTGACCGCAGCATCACTGGGCTTACCCCCGGTTGACGAAGCCGAAAAAGCGGCCCTCGAAACCGAGATTTCCAAGGCTCCCCGCCACCATGCACGCTGA
- a CDS encoding DUF6049 family protein has protein sequence MALRQETEQAGRRLKHSHPCAPDGNTHEQQSPISTRISAIVSSVVALLCASALALTPACAIAAEPGETNPPASGTNPGGPLVTPVNPSTPNDPSQTGPASSATPTQPDPSQQSGASKTQSPNLQTTTAPGSSDNSSSSLMRSAQPSANTSSQSDSNAGSAEKDAEVTITASTPVVTSNSGYHLNVAIKNASNDALPAGTLTVAVNDYYTFVSRSDLQQWAQGNSRIQVPNQIGEVNVPPIAKGEKTSVAIDANPDQPSLKNMLSWGPKPVRVDYSFVRDSSENAGTSSKSQGNYLNSTHTFLTRSSDGLNTANTPPMDVTVVMPLTSDGWQVDAQKLTQFMTAGEGDTTKIVNTHRLSQPVEQLINKHPGLQVITDPTLAQSLPVPPKTSGIMQPGDFDITAYSAINDGTAYEKAGITAKDWNTETGLKEYRDALGDGNANAQAYAWPGRGQWTMSSLETARAQGYSTVIAPDTTNMEDGTTNSTTRTGKYIIHTSAGDVTVLTAQDELSRLAQGKPTDKTVDGESSPAGRLARFMAQSAFYQMESPYATRNLLICFDTATTNSESNAQDADTLMQTVEQAPWLKLSNMGELGQADAYLSGEKAADAVPGSPNIHASALQNIRRTLATLTASKNDIDRFNNSILDESSSDSPASGNSGTSGTSGSTSSSNNSNNSGTSKTQGGQNSSSGAKTDEKSGTAAGSGSGSGSNATGTSGQSTNSSKTSSSKNSNNSANTPPSSPSNANGSNGANGNSNNANGNVNGGKTDTGDAQALARQDADATAKRSKNGCDWIAAISSMQNTLALHALSDNDAMAKRMSASAQNLAAQLMNGIKITPSESITVLSESAKMPVTVSNNHPYPVTVKISSLSDSMEIVTTRFVTLSIPARSEAQTTFNVRVSTSGTATAHLTLTDRRGDAFSAPQSTRITSTLRLSDKSGIIFIAVALVLGVIGLWRQFNRKKDPDE, from the coding sequence ATGGCTTTACGCCAAGAAACTGAACAGGCAGGCAGAAGGTTGAAACACTCGCACCCCTGCGCCCCCGACGGCAATACGCATGAGCAACAATCGCCCATCTCCACTCGGATTTCGGCGATTGTTTCGTCCGTCGTAGCCCTGCTCTGTGCCTCCGCTCTGGCCCTTACGCCCGCTTGCGCGATTGCCGCAGAACCGGGGGAAACCAACCCACCCGCCAGTGGCACGAATCCAGGAGGCCCTCTGGTCACTCCTGTCAATCCATCCACGCCAAACGATCCTTCCCAAACGGGCCCGGCCAGCTCTGCGACACCAACTCAGCCGGATCCTTCGCAGCAAAGCGGCGCTTCCAAAACGCAATCGCCGAATCTGCAAACGACAACTGCTCCGGGATCTTCCGATAATTCCTCGTCCTCTTTGATGCGTTCCGCACAACCCAGCGCCAATACGAGCAGCCAAAGCGATTCCAACGCCGGTTCCGCTGAAAAAGACGCCGAAGTGACCATCACAGCCTCGACGCCCGTGGTCACTTCGAATTCCGGCTACCACCTGAACGTAGCCATCAAAAACGCGAGCAACGATGCGCTTCCGGCAGGCACATTGACCGTCGCTGTCAACGATTATTACACCTTCGTTTCGCGCTCGGATCTGCAGCAATGGGCGCAGGGAAATTCGCGAATCCAGGTGCCCAACCAAATTGGCGAAGTCAACGTCCCGCCGATTGCAAAAGGCGAGAAAACCAGCGTCGCCATCGACGCAAACCCGGACCAGCCGAGCCTGAAAAACATGCTTTCGTGGGGCCCGAAGCCCGTGCGCGTCGATTATTCGTTTGTCCGGGATTCTTCCGAGAACGCGGGCACTTCTTCGAAATCGCAAGGCAACTACCTCAACAGCACCCACACCTTCCTGACCCGTTCCAGCGACGGGCTCAACACCGCCAATACACCGCCGATGGACGTCACCGTCGTCATGCCGCTGACCAGCGACGGCTGGCAAGTCGACGCCCAGAAGCTCACGCAGTTCATGACTGCGGGGGAGGGCGATACCACCAAAATCGTCAACACACACAGGCTTTCGCAACCCGTCGAGCAACTGATCAACAAACATCCCGGCTTGCAGGTGATCACAGACCCGACGCTGGCACAAAGCCTTCCTGTACCGCCGAAAACCAGCGGAATCATGCAGCCCGGCGATTTCGATATCACCGCGTATTCGGCCATCAACGACGGCACCGCTTACGAAAAAGCGGGAATTACGGCCAAAGACTGGAATACGGAAACGGGGCTGAAGGAATATCGCGACGCGCTTGGTGACGGCAACGCGAACGCGCAGGCTTACGCTTGGCCCGGGCGAGGGCAGTGGACGATGAGCTCGCTGGAAACGGCCAGAGCGCAGGGCTATTCCACCGTCATCGCGCCTGACACCACGAACATGGAGGACGGTACCACCAATTCCACGACCCGCACCGGCAAATACATCATTCATACCTCCGCCGGCGACGTCACCGTGCTCACGGCGCAGGACGAGCTGAGCCGGCTCGCGCAAGGAAAACCGACCGACAAAACCGTGGACGGGGAATCAAGCCCCGCGGGCAGGCTGGCGCGTTTCATGGCGCAAAGCGCTTTCTACCAGATGGAAAGCCCTTACGCCACGCGCAATCTGCTGATTTGCTTCGACACTGCTACCACGAATTCCGAAAGCAACGCGCAGGACGCAGATACTTTGATGCAGACAGTGGAACAGGCACCTTGGCTGAAGTTGAGCAATATGGGGGAGCTTGGCCAGGCCGATGCCTATCTTTCCGGGGAAAAAGCCGCCGATGCGGTGCCCGGTTCGCCCAACATTCATGCTTCGGCGCTGCAAAATATTCGTCGGACGCTTGCCACGCTCACCGCGAGTAAAAACGACATCGACCGGTTCAACAATTCCATTCTTGATGAATCTTCTTCGGATTCGCCCGCGTCAGGGAATTCAGGAACCTCTGGAACGTCAGGTTCGACAAGCAGCTCAAATAATTCGAATAATTCCGGAACTTCGAAAACACAGGGCGGGCAGAATAGTTCGTCGGGTGCGAAAACCGACGAAAAATCGGGCACTGCAGCGGGCTCAGGTTCAGGCTCCGGCTCGAATGCAACCGGCACATCAGGCCAGTCCACAAATTCCTCCAAAACCAGCAGTTCGAAGAATTCAAATAATTCCGCAAATACTCCTCCTTCGTCGCCCTCAAACGCCAATGGCAGCAATGGGGCCAACGGCAACTCCAACAACGCAAACGGAAACGTCAACGGCGGCAAAACCGACACTGGAGACGCGCAAGCCCTCGCCCGCCAAGACGCGGACGCAACAGCGAAACGCTCAAAAAACGGCTGCGACTGGATCGCCGCCATATCCTCGATGCAAAACACCCTCGCCCTGCACGCGCTTTCAGACAACGATGCCATGGCCAAACGCATGAGCGCGAGCGCCCAGAACCTCGCCGCCCAACTGATGAACGGCATCAAGATCACCCCTTCGGAATCCATTACCGTTTTGAGCGAATCCGCGAAAATGCCGGTGACGGTGAGCAATAACCATCCTTATCCGGTAACCGTCAAGATTTCATCGCTTTCAGATTCGATGGAAATCGTTACGACGCGATTCGTCACGCTTTCCATCCCGGCACGCAGCGAGGCCCAAACCACGTTCAACGTGCGCGTCTCGACTTCCGGTACCGCCACAGCGCACCTGACGCTCACCGACCGCAGGGGAGACGCCTTCTCCGCCCCGCAATCGACACGCATCACCAGCACTTTGCGCTTGAGCGACAAAAGCGGCATCATTTTCATAGCCGTCGCGTTGGTCCTAGGGGTCATCGGCCTGTGGCGCCAATTCAACCGCAAGAAAGATCCTGACGAATGA
- a CDS encoding NUDIX hydrolase, giving the protein MITPADLARMMANASGDRTQNAEKQDKLLYTSESEGRIVRFIEPDGAPTPKMMPHHRATHGPMKFATLDAQELPVAREYSAGGLIFDEHNRVALIARHSRSGHLEWCLPKGHIEKGETPEQTAVREVHEETGIMGEVIDSIATIDYWFTGQSERVHKLVHHFALRQIGGTLTVEGDPDHEAEDAIWVDFDDLDRVLSYPNERKIAWLYAKKLNRQAEG; this is encoded by the coding sequence ATGATTACGCCCGCAGACCTGGCCCGCATGATGGCCAACGCCTCGGGTGACCGCACCCAAAATGCGGAGAAGCAAGACAAACTGCTTTATACTTCGGAGTCCGAGGGGCGTATCGTCCGCTTCATCGAGCCAGACGGAGCACCGACGCCGAAGATGATGCCGCATCACCGCGCCACTCACGGTCCGATGAAATTCGCAACTCTCGACGCCCAGGAGCTGCCCGTCGCCCGCGAATATTCAGCCGGCGGCTTGATTTTCGACGAACACAACCGCGTCGCACTCATTGCACGTCACTCGCGCAGCGGCCATCTTGAGTGGTGCCTGCCAAAAGGCCATATCGAAAAGGGCGAAACCCCCGAGCAAACCGCGGTGCGCGAGGTGCATGAAGAGACCGGAATAATGGGCGAGGTCATCGATTCCATCGCCACCATTGATTATTGGTTCACCGGCCAGTCCGAGCGCGTCCACAAGCTGGTTCATCACTTCGCCCTGCGTCAGATCGGCGGCACGCTCACGGTGGAAGGCGACCCAGACCATGAAGCAGAAGACGCCATCTGGGTGGATTTCGACGACCTTGACAGAGTGCTGAGCTATCCTAACGAACGTAAAATCGCATGGCTTTACGCCAAGAAACTGAACAGGCAGGCAGAAGGTTGA
- a CDS encoding CCA tRNA nucleotidyltransferase has translation MEFEVWPEAIELGHMFADQGYELSLVGGPVRDLLLHRKSHDLDFCTSARPEQFEPILKRFGHDGFWDMGRKFGTLGAMRRRKDGTEVKVEVTTYRSDKYDPDSRKPEVSYGDSLEGDLSRRDFTVNAMALRVPDLQFVDPFGGASDLAKGILRTPVDPRQSFEDDPLRMMRAVRFVAQLGFRIEPDTAEAITDMVDRISIVSAERVRDEITKLLLSERPHEGIEALVDSGLADIVLPEIPALKLEIDEHHRHKDVFEHTLMVLDRAIALETGPDGPVPAPDLTLRLAALLHDIGKPATRRFEPHGKVSFHHHDVVGAKMVRKRLKALRFDHHIVSDVSELVNLHLRFHGYVDEPWTDSAVRRYVKDSSHLYERLNRLTRADATTQNKRKALMFSDAMDELEARVKELKEQEDFDAIRPDVNGNEIIEILGIKPGPGVGRAYKHMLDYRLDHGPADHDTAVAELKRWAAEEDLAAE, from the coding sequence GTGGAGTTTGAGGTGTGGCCTGAGGCCATCGAGCTGGGGCACATGTTCGCAGATCAAGGTTACGAGCTTTCGCTGGTTGGCGGACCCGTGCGCGATCTGTTGCTGCACCGGAAAAGCCACGACCTTGATTTCTGCACTTCTGCGCGGCCTGAGCAGTTCGAGCCGATTTTGAAGCGTTTCGGCCACGACGGTTTCTGGGATATGGGCCGTAAGTTCGGCACTCTGGGCGCGATGCGGCGCCGCAAGGACGGCACCGAAGTCAAGGTCGAAGTCACCACGTACCGCTCCGACAAATATGACCCCGATTCCCGCAAGCCTGAAGTGAGCTACGGAGACTCGCTTGAGGGCGACCTTTCGCGGCGTGATTTCACCGTCAACGCCATGGCCCTGCGCGTTCCCGACTTGCAATTCGTCGATCCGTTCGGCGGCGCCAGCGACTTGGCCAAAGGTATTTTGCGCACCCCGGTCGATCCACGGCAATCCTTCGAGGACGACCCGTTGCGCATGATGCGTGCGGTGCGTTTCGTGGCCCAGCTCGGTTTCCGCATCGAGCCGGATACCGCCGAGGCCATCACCGATATGGTCGACCGTATTTCCATCGTCTCCGCCGAGCGCGTGCGCGACGAAATCACCAAACTGTTGCTTTCCGAACGTCCGCACGAGGGCATCGAGGCGCTGGTCGATTCCGGTTTGGCCGATATTGTATTACCTGAAATCCCGGCGCTGAAGCTGGAGATCGACGAGCACCACCGTCATAAGGACGTTTTCGAGCACACGTTGATGGTGCTCGACCGCGCAATCGCGCTGGAAACCGGTCCTGACGGCCCCGTGCCCGCCCCTGACCTGACCTTGCGTCTGGCCGCTCTGCTGCACGATATCGGCAAGCCTGCCACGCGTCGCTTCGAGCCACACGGCAAGGTGAGCTTCCATCATCACGACGTAGTCGGCGCCAAAATGGTGCGCAAGCGCTTGAAAGCGTTGCGTTTCGATCACCATATCGTTTCCGACGTGAGCGAGCTGGTGAACCTGCATCTGCGCTTCCACGGCTACGTTGATGAGCCTTGGACGGACTCGGCTGTTCGGCGGTATGTCAAGGATTCCAGCCATCTTTACGAGCGTTTGAACCGCCTGACCCGTGCCGACGCCACCACGCAGAATAAGCGCAAGGCGCTGATGTTCTCCGACGCGATGGACGAGCTTGAGGCGCGCGTCAAGGAGCTTAAGGAGCAGGAGGACTTCGACGCGATTCGTCCGGACGTCAACGGCAACGAAATCATCGAAATCCTAGGCATCAAGCCGGGTCCGGGAGTCGGTCGCGCTTACAAGCATATGCTCGATTATCGTTTGGATCACGGTCCTGCCGACCATGACACCGCCGTCGCCGAACTCAAGCGTTGGGCGGCTGAAGAAGACTTGGCCGCCGAGTAG
- a CDS encoding LytR C-terminal domain-containing protein, which yields MQQFSDERKARKAYVHHRQVRVFSMIAAVLVVALVVAFFALFHSLGKSNAGVPQAQTNFGAPLVCATDDPKKSPAMYQPNNSVEVNVLNGTKAVGLARAVGDALTNRHFNVSSVGDFTSRKVERTTIYYGVNNIWQAYTVYSNFTDAKLVMDNRQDGVVSVVIGSTFTDLTKKGSLPTVGSQIKNIEGCTPLSKVDKAKLPQDFRQPKK from the coding sequence ATGCAGCAATTTAGTGACGAACGCAAGGCACGCAAGGCGTATGTGCATCACCGTCAGGTGCGCGTGTTTTCAATGATTGCGGCCGTTCTGGTCGTCGCACTGGTCGTCGCGTTCTTTGCCCTTTTCCACTCCCTCGGCAAAAGCAACGCCGGCGTGCCACAGGCGCAAACCAATTTCGGGGCACCGCTCGTCTGCGCCACCGACGATCCGAAGAAAAGCCCGGCCATGTATCAGCCGAACAACAGCGTGGAAGTCAACGTGCTCAACGGAACGAAGGCGGTCGGCCTCGCTCGGGCGGTCGGCGACGCATTGACCAACCGCCATTTCAACGTTTCCAGCGTCGGCGACTTCACTTCACGAAAAGTGGAGCGAACCACCATCTACTACGGGGTCAACAATATCTGGCAGGCTTACACCGTGTATAGCAACTTCACCGACGCGAAACTGGTGATGGACAACAGGCAGGACGGGGTCGTAAGCGTGGTCATCGGTTCGACATTCACCGATCTGACGAAAAAGGGTTCGCTGCCTACCGTCGGCTCCCAAATCAAGAACATCGAGGGCTGCACCCCATTGAGCAAAGTCGACAAAGCCAAGCTTCCGCAGGACTTCCGCCAGCCCAAAAAGTAA
- the rsmA gene encoding 16S rRNA (adenine(1518)-N(6)/adenine(1519)-N(6))-dimethyltransferase RsmA, translating into MTDEGGLADGNTSHTGHLLGAGDIRRIAAEAGISPTKKFGQNFVIDPGTVRRIVREAGVTADTKVLEVGPGLGSLTLALLETGAAVTAVEIDPALAARLPETVAEFMPEAADRLTVITADAMSLSPETLPKFASNLENSNPFTLVSNLPYNVATPILLTLLERFENLDHFLVMVQKEVADRLAAKPGSKIYGTPSVKLAWYGQAERVGLVGRNVFWPAPNVDSALVSFTRYDKASKNKLASKDSKEKVFQLIDAAFGQRRKTLHAALKKLVPMEAFAQADIDPTRRGETLTIDEFVALAAAAKE; encoded by the coding sequence ATGACGGACGAAGGCGGCTTGGCAGACGGCAATACGTCGCATACCGGCCACCTGCTGGGTGCGGGGGATATCCGGCGGATTGCGGCCGAAGCGGGAATCAGCCCTACCAAGAAATTCGGGCAGAACTTTGTGATCGATCCCGGGACCGTGCGGCGCATTGTACGAGAAGCCGGCGTTACCGCCGATACCAAAGTGCTCGAAGTCGGACCAGGATTGGGCTCGCTTACCTTGGCTTTGTTGGAAACCGGCGCTGCCGTCACTGCGGTGGAAATCGACCCGGCGCTGGCCGCACGCCTGCCGGAAACCGTTGCCGAATTCATGCCGGAAGCGGCCGACCGGCTTACTGTCATCACCGCCGACGCCATGAGCCTGAGCCCCGAGACATTGCCCAAGTTCGCGTCAAATCTTGAAAACAGCAACCCGTTCACGCTCGTTTCGAATCTGCCGTACAACGTAGCGACGCCGATTTTGCTGACGCTGCTCGAACGGTTCGAGAATCTCGACCATTTCCTCGTGATGGTGCAGAAGGAAGTGGCCGACCGGCTTGCAGCCAAACCCGGCTCAAAGATTTATGGCACTCCGAGCGTAAAGTTGGCATGGTACGGCCAAGCTGAGCGCGTCGGTCTCGTCGGCCGCAACGTCTTCTGGCCTGCACCGAACGTCGATTCCGCACTGGTTTCGTTTACCCGTTACGACAAGGCTTCCAAAAACAAACTCGCCTCGAAAGACAGTAAAGAGAAGGTATTCCAGCTTATCGACGCGGCTTTCGGCCAACGCCGCAAAACCCTCCACGCAGCCTTGAAAAAACTGGTGCCGATGGAAGCGTTCGCACAAGCCGACATCGATCCGACCAGACGCGGCGAGACCCTGACCATCGATGAATTCGTCGCTCTGGCCGCGGCGGCCAAAGAATAA